One stretch of Balneola sp. MJW-20 DNA includes these proteins:
- a CDS encoding glycoside hydrolase family 2 TIM barrel-domain containing protein: protein MNRITFVIIALLSLSTSVMAQADKVVVKESQAGWQLMIDGEPTIINGMNWDYFPIGTNFSYSLWNQSPDMIQKALDYEMAMLKNMGVNAIRVYTGIPKRWITYIYENYGIYTMLNHAFGRYGVTIDGAWMPNTDYADPKVKALLLREVEELVREYKDTPGLLLFLLGNENNYGLFWDGAETEDIPIEDRRSTVRARAMYKLFNEAARIMKSVDTDHPIAMANGDLLFLDIIAEEVPDIDIFGANVYRGLTFTDLYDRVKNEYGKPVLLTEFGSDAFNARSLQEDQAAQAYYQKGNWHDIYANAAGMGEANNSLGGFTFQFSDGWWKYGQTERLDVHDINASWSNGGYQFDFAEGENNMNEEWFGIAAKGPTNFMGLYELYPRAAYYVLQQAHQFDPFARGNSRADLDAHFSNINIEQAKLQARSDKAALRSENNEIIKLSRFTANFETFNTGGDLITTPENPDPSVVQYPNQQGFDHLQSFFVGFEANPAPNIRADVTLNVLGNVPQNPINEIFYENRGRPVELEGVNENVILQDVNRLAIYSADYTWTQEYFELTGFYRTGHYHWGYEGDFFGLYPEANYGPTIDIYNAIAPFGFEVEGRKTFDGLKLAFGPQLWWGANPAVLLKYSRTIGKTEFTGIIHEDIQQQGLTGSSFAIPQPKTRRISLYAAREFGKVGVELGGLWAGQPLNGREFQLAREQSDGSYDVYIDEIEPMDNWGGKIKLSYTGGKFNWYGLSSVRGLVANGGYDQTLTYTGWRLKDSGSGNMYNVLSGFTYNFGNLQVAPNFMWQQPIEGPIPSEAMAPARPRNILTDPFVVREGNREQIAGEVLLTYDPTPGTYMYDWDSDRREDAKFAASIGFIYRYLPTTMDAAIGILPDGRTFFPFPGAVPARDLWEVNGRIVSKVNRDFGVIAGLYAGDAQARGSDPRLITRYGGDLRMIYKNIKLNSFVRINDWGPYDYHRDFNLTFPLQLMGDLSTTLSKPDWFDLPTTRIGIRGTWRSLNEYSPRYAPAYTTDISGQIVPDPTAPGFGNGSEWEFMTYIQIDIRN, encoded by the coding sequence ATGAATAGAATCACTTTCGTAATAATAGCTTTATTAAGCTTAAGCACCTCTGTAATGGCTCAGGCCGACAAGGTTGTCGTAAAAGAATCACAGGCCGGATGGCAATTGATGATCGACGGAGAGCCAACCATTATAAACGGTATGAACTGGGATTACTTTCCGATTGGGACCAATTTCTCATACAGCTTATGGAACCAATCTCCGGATATGATTCAGAAAGCGCTGGATTATGAAATGGCTATGCTGAAAAATATGGGGGTTAATGCTATTCGTGTTTATACTGGTATCCCAAAACGATGGATCACATATATATATGAGAACTACGGTATCTATACAATGCTCAATCACGCTTTTGGTAGATATGGAGTTACTATAGATGGGGCATGGATGCCAAATACAGATTACGCTGACCCAAAAGTGAAAGCGCTTCTATTGAGAGAAGTTGAGGAACTGGTCAGGGAGTATAAAGATACGCCGGGACTGCTCTTGTTCCTGCTGGGGAATGAGAACAACTACGGACTTTTCTGGGATGGGGCAGAAACGGAAGATATTCCCATAGAAGACCGCAGGTCGACCGTAAGAGCAAGAGCTATGTATAAACTCTTTAATGAAGCGGCCCGAATTATGAAATCGGTGGATACCGATCATCCGATCGCTATGGCAAACGGAGATCTCTTGTTTCTGGATATCATTGCAGAAGAAGTTCCTGACATCGACATTTTTGGAGCCAACGTATATCGCGGACTGACATTTACGGACCTGTACGACCGGGTGAAAAATGAGTATGGTAAACCTGTGCTTTTAACTGAATTTGGTTCCGATGCATTCAATGCCCGAAGCCTGCAGGAAGACCAGGCAGCTCAGGCATATTACCAAAAAGGAAACTGGCATGATATTTATGCTAATGCAGCTGGAATGGGTGAAGCCAACAACTCATTAGGTGGATTTACCTTTCAGTTTAGTGATGGTTGGTGGAAATACGGACAAACCGAGCGCCTGGATGTTCATGATATCAATGCTTCCTGGTCTAATGGCGGGTATCAGTTTGATTTTGCTGAGGGTGAGAATAATATGAACGAAGAGTGGTTCGGTATTGCAGCTAAAGGTCCAACCAACTTTATGGGGCTCTATGAATTATATCCGAGAGCAGCATATTATGTCTTACAACAAGCTCATCAGTTCGATCCTTTTGCAAGGGGTAACAGCAGGGCCGATCTGGATGCTCATTTTTCAAATATCAATATTGAACAAGCAAAGTTGCAGGCCCGATCGGATAAAGCCGCACTGAGAAGTGAGAATAATGAAATCATTAAATTGAGCCGATTCACTGCAAACTTTGAGACCTTTAATACGGGAGGTGACCTGATCACTACCCCGGAAAATCCGGATCCAAGTGTGGTTCAGTATCCCAATCAACAGGGTTTTGACCACCTTCAGTCATTCTTTGTAGGCTTTGAAGCCAATCCGGCTCCAAATATCCGGGCAGATGTTACATTGAACGTACTAGGTAATGTTCCGCAGAATCCTATTAATGAGATTTTTTATGAGAACAGGGGACGCCCGGTTGAACTGGAGGGGGTGAATGAGAATGTAATACTACAGGATGTTAACCGGCTTGCCATTTACAGTGCGGATTATACCTGGACCCAGGAGTACTTTGAGCTCACCGGATTTTACCGGACCGGACATTATCATTGGGGTTATGAAGGAGATTTCTTTGGGTTATATCCGGAAGCAAATTACGGACCGACTATTGATATTTATAATGCAATAGCTCCTTTTGGATTTGAAGTAGAAGGGCGTAAAACATTTGATGGATTAAAACTGGCCTTTGGTCCTCAGCTATGGTGGGGAGCCAACCCTGCTGTTTTACTAAAGTACAGCAGAACGATCGGGAAAACGGAGTTTACCGGTATTATTCATGAAGACATTCAGCAGCAGGGACTTACCGGTAGTTCTTTTGCGATTCCGCAGCCGAAAACAAGGAGGATATCTTTATATGCTGCCCGTGAATTTGGTAAAGTAGGAGTAGAGCTGGGAGGCCTGTGGGCAGGTCAGCCTTTGAACGGGCGTGAGTTTCAGCTGGCCAGAGAGCAGTCGGACGGAAGTTATGATGTTTATATTGATGAGATCGAGCCTATGGATAACTGGGGCGGAAAGATCAAGCTTAGTTATACCGGAGGAAAGTTTAACTGGTATGGACTTTCATCGGTCAGAGGACTGGTTGCTAATGGCGGTTATGATCAGACCTTAACTTATACCGGATGGAGGCTTAAAGACAGCGGAAGCGGAAATATGTACAATGTGCTTTCGGGCTTCACCTACAATTTCGGTAACCTGCAGGTAGCTCCGAATTTTATGTGGCAGCAACCGATCGAAGGGCCGATCCCTTCTGAAGCGATGGCTCCGGCAAGACCACGAAATATTCTTACAGATCCGTTTGTGGTCCGGGAAGGAAACCGGGAGCAGATCGCCGGCGAAGTTCTGTTAACATACGACCCGACTCCGGGAACATATATGTATGACTGGGATAGTGATCGCAGAGAAGACGCTAAATTTGCTGCCAGTATCGGTTTTATTTATCGCTACCTGCCAACTACTATGGATGCAGCTATTGGTATTCTTCCAGACGGACGTACGTTCTTCCCATTCCCGGGAGCAGTACCCGCCAGAGATCTCTGGGAAGTAAATGGCAGGATCGTTTCTAAGGTCAATCGTGATTTTGGTGTAATTGCAGGTCTGTATGCAGGTGATGCACAGGCCAGGGGTAGTGATCCAAGATTGATCACCCGATATGGCGGAGATCTAAGGATGATCTATAAAAACATCAAACTAAATTCTTTTGTAAGGATCAACGACTGGGGTCCGTATGATTATCATCGTGACTTTAACCTGACATTTCCACTTCAGTTGATGGGAGATCTGTCAACCACGCTTAGTAAACCTGACTGGTTTGACCTCCCAACCACGAGAATTGGGATCCGAGGTAC